One region of Metallosphaera sedula DSM 5348 genomic DNA includes:
- a CDS encoding Rieske 2Fe-2S domain-containing protein — MGRHFALKRDDFIFATRLIRKMRDPKTKFDEKKFAEKGRDYLYNYAEEKVGPLSPGRRMFLKGILIGIGALAVASAVPVISYLNQPPVYIKNFPWIIIVDSDGNPIEASNLQVNDPSILLFQYPMEGDITFLINMGDANDNPVAIPSTNVVIPEDGSTYTFPGGVGPHNSIVAFSAICQHLGCQPPEIHFYPPKYLAPGGVTPNYLPPVAYQAAQNAGAPSVIHCDCHGSTYDPSKGAAVLTGPTQRPLPYVELYWDQNTDYLYAVGMNLKAPVIMGQPSDLASFAYLSSYNEQTGCPKMLLSKGQTPSQCYSKLNNEGDTFSS, encoded by the coding sequence ATGGGTAGGCATTTCGCGCTGAAGAGGGACGATTTCATTTTTGCTACAAGATTGATAAGAAAAATGCGAGATCCCAAGACGAAGTTCGACGAGAAAAAGTTTGCTGAGAAAGGGAGAGATTACCTATATAATTACGCCGAGGAAAAAGTAGGTCCATTAAGCCCTGGAAGGAGGATGTTCCTCAAGGGAATACTTATTGGGATAGGCGCGCTTGCGGTGGCTAGCGCAGTCCCCGTTATCTCCTATCTTAATCAGCCCCCTGTCTACATCAAAAACTTTCCATGGATAATTATAGTCGATTCTGATGGCAACCCCATCGAGGCGTCTAATCTACAGGTCAACGATCCCTCCATCCTGTTGTTCCAGTATCCCATGGAGGGAGACATAACCTTCCTCATAAACATGGGTGACGCAAACGACAACCCTGTGGCGATTCCCTCAACTAATGTTGTGATTCCCGAGGATGGTAGCACCTATACCTTCCCTGGAGGGGTAGGACCTCACAACTCCATCGTCGCGTTTAGCGCAATATGTCAGCACCTAGGTTGTCAGCCCCCTGAGATTCATTTCTATCCGCCCAAGTACCTTGCTCCGGGAGGTGTAACTCCCAACTATCTTCCACCCGTTGCGTACCAGGCAGCACAAAATGCAGGTGCACCCTCCGTGATACATTGTGACTGCCACGGCTCTACCTATGATCCTTCCAAGGGAGCCGCAGTCCTGACGGGGCCAACTCAGAGACCTCTACCCTATGTGGAGCTCTACTGGGACCAGAATACAGACTACCTTTACGCTGTAGGAATGAACCTAAAGGCTCCAGTAATCATGGGGCAGCCCTCAGACCTAGCGAGCTTCGCATATTTATCCTCGTATAATGAGCAAACTGGTTGTCCAAAGATGCTCTTGAGCAAGGGCCAGACTCCATCTCAGTGCTATTCAAAGCTTAATAACGAGGGAGACACATTCTCCTCCTAA
- the soxB gene encoding proton pump complex quinol oxidase subunit SoxB has protein sequence MVSNYLSIFSASNIKKVLFPSTTSGVIWQYFAGSLAWLAVVGMAAMNLRTYLTYPSNSPEVGVTYYAFLTLHGWSAMLGLVPFAAISVIAYSMYKDGMSIRRTKLMSGMFWLANAGLIFALLGGPDMGWYMYPPLAVEDNSNFHAFLNYHGALMGIAYLALALSSLAQTIATVNLVSDAYATKPKGQKLGIFSAYGVAFAVIIALTLPALTAGELWYTLNILAGVPINTLLWLVLFWFYGHPVVYYVPFPLFGALYYFVPKFSGRPLFSEKWARWNIYLLAIGSMLIWVHHLQTFPIPVPVRLWINLSTLVLASGSGLTVLNLGLTVLTSKGYNYKDPVGMATLMALIGFILGGVQAVPLPMFPINPIVHNTYYVVGHFHLVIWTLILMGFTAVFLDVLRTVRPGFDYSKSATRLINAGILVWTIPFVIVGYLMSMEGYMGMLRRVIAYPTTFYPYNLSISLLAEIGIAGIVMAVGSALVEFLTYSPSTTVSVSSGSGSSTPSISLATDQNDKKGEFFDNLKLKLNNSVYGKSSELRRVR, from the coding sequence ATGGTTTCCAATTACCTTAGTATTTTTTCTGCCTCTAATATAAAGAAAGTGCTGTTCCCATCGACTACCTCTGGGGTCATATGGCAATACTTTGCTGGTTCTCTGGCATGGCTAGCGGTAGTAGGTATGGCAGCTATGAACCTCAGGACCTACCTAACCTACCCTTCAAACAGTCCTGAGGTTGGAGTCACTTACTATGCCTTCTTAACCCTTCATGGCTGGTCAGCCATGCTGGGGCTAGTGCCCTTCGCTGCGATATCCGTGATAGCTTACTCCATGTACAAGGACGGAATGAGCATCAGGAGAACAAAATTGATGAGTGGGATGTTTTGGCTAGCCAACGCAGGCCTCATCTTCGCTCTCCTCGGAGGACCAGACATGGGGTGGTACATGTACCCGCCCCTGGCTGTAGAGGACAACTCCAATTTTCATGCTTTTCTTAACTATCACGGAGCATTAATGGGTATAGCCTATCTCGCCTTGGCCTTAAGCTCATTGGCTCAGACCATTGCCACTGTTAACTTGGTAAGCGATGCCTATGCGACCAAACCCAAGGGACAGAAACTGGGGATATTCTCAGCCTACGGTGTAGCCTTTGCGGTCATTATTGCGTTAACTTTACCAGCGTTAACAGCGGGTGAGTTGTGGTATACCCTTAACATTCTAGCAGGGGTCCCAATCAACACCTTACTATGGCTAGTGCTTTTCTGGTTCTACGGTCACCCCGTAGTGTATTATGTGCCTTTCCCTCTGTTCGGTGCACTTTACTACTTTGTTCCCAAGTTTTCAGGGAGGCCCCTATTCAGCGAAAAGTGGGCAAGGTGGAACATTTACCTCTTGGCCATTGGTTCCATGTTGATATGGGTTCATCACCTCCAGACCTTCCCAATTCCGGTCCCGGTGAGGCTATGGATAAACCTGTCGACCTTGGTGTTGGCTTCTGGTTCAGGTTTAACGGTGCTTAACCTTGGTTTGACGGTTCTAACGAGCAAGGGGTATAACTACAAGGATCCAGTGGGAATGGCGACCTTAATGGCGCTCATAGGGTTTATTCTAGGCGGAGTTCAGGCAGTTCCTCTTCCCATGTTCCCCATCAATCCCATAGTCCACAATACTTACTACGTCGTAGGTCATTTCCACCTCGTTATCTGGACCCTGATACTCATGGGATTCACTGCAGTTTTCCTAGACGTTCTCAGAACTGTGAGGCCAGGATTTGACTACAGCAAGTCGGCAACAAGGCTAATAAACGCGGGCATACTTGTGTGGACCATTCCCTTCGTGATAGTTGGTTACCTGATGAGCATGGAAGGCTACATGGGGATGCTAAGAAGGGTTATTGCTTATCCCACGACCTTCTACCCATACAATCTTTCAATTTCACTTCTAGCTGAGATAGGGATTGCGGGTATAGTTATGGCAGTAGGGTCGGCATTGGTGGAGTTCCTAACTTACTCTCCCTCCACCACAGTAAGCGTTTCATCTGGATCTGGATCATCTACTCCTTCGATCTCCTTAGCCACAGATCAAAATGACAAAAAGGGAGAATTTTTTGATAATCTTAAACTTAAGCTTAATAACAGTGTTTATGGAAAATCTTCCGAATTAAGAAGGGTGAGATAA
- the soxA gene encoding proton pump complex quinol oxidase subunit SoxA — MLVMVAVFFSWSVIEVTNGSSTSIRYGLPLFSGLPAQAQQAVLTFEKSPPANHTSEIINGILVVNMTAEQNGSFSDVFHPNVIVAQPGEPITIILNSPQVITGFFIRLPDGVVNVNAIPGEPSYVYFVAPNQPGNYTWREPELAGYDFSYMTGTLEVV; from the coding sequence ATGCTAGTCATGGTTGCAGTTTTCTTCTCATGGTCAGTCATAGAGGTAACTAACGGGTCCAGCACAAGTATAAGGTATGGGTTACCTCTCTTCTCGGGCTTACCAGCTCAGGCCCAGCAAGCCGTTTTAACCTTTGAAAAGTCGCCTCCAGCTAATCATACGTCAGAGATAATAAACGGAATTCTAGTGGTGAACATGACGGCTGAGCAGAACGGAAGTTTCTCTGACGTCTTTCATCCCAACGTAATAGTTGCGCAACCTGGTGAACCTATCACCATTATTCTAAACTCGCCTCAGGTGATCACGGGATTCTTCATAAGACTTCCGGACGGAGTGGTGAATGTTAACGCCATACCAGGAGAACCCAGTTACGTCTACTTCGTGGCACCCAACCAACCAGGAAATTACACCTGGAGGGAACCAGAATTGGCTGGTTATGATTTCTCATATATGACCGGTACCCTTGAGGTGGTGTAA
- the soxC gene encoding proton pump complex cytochrome B SoxC: protein MTETSQEKKKGLIDQILDRVGVTEAPFFKTPDYMYNISYWLGAMVSAAFIYTVITGLFLLLYYMPANPYPQTQAIINTVPYGSVILFSHLYGAYIMIILAYIHMFRNFYKGAYKKPRELQWVTGVLLLALTMGASFFGYSLVSDVLGVNAINIGESLLVGTGFPGASTIANWLFGPGGDAATASNPLVKSQLFDRLLGWHIIMVFLIGLLFGVHFLMSERYGMTPSAKEKPKVPAYYTKEEWSKFNEWWPRNVVYMLSIVLMTWGIILFIPDLLANINGLPIVINPYPAPEPGTAAALSTQPYPPWFFLFLYKFVDFELPNGQAMSPAQALSILVVILMVLILMPFFENSEYMFLRNRKFWTWIMTVAWVSLIELSVWGYLAPGVPAPTSQQVEILGIPAVIIGLVILATGRQKSSKSAPSLNAPETVPKIGPTSILGTAIASLLFAGSFGVWLMHPVMINMIMMIPFGALAVYMVYRMASGMRVKVAKPAGTMTWEEVKFRKTIALFALPAILVVTAIQTAIMWKLPSVGPQATYAGMDLGILLFLWGVAIQLYHYIVYVR from the coding sequence ATGACTGAAACTTCACAGGAAAAAAAGAAGGGTCTAATAGATCAAATTCTTGATAGGGTAGGGGTAACTGAGGCTCCGTTCTTTAAGACCCCCGACTACATGTATAACATTTCCTACTGGCTTGGTGCCATGGTCTCAGCTGCTTTTATCTACACTGTAATCACCGGGCTCTTCCTTTTACTTTACTATATGCCAGCTAATCCTTACCCTCAGACACAGGCGATAATTAATACTGTGCCCTATGGGTCGGTCATCCTTTTCAGTCACCTTTATGGAGCTTACATCATGATCATCCTAGCGTATATCCACATGTTTAGGAATTTCTATAAGGGAGCTTATAAAAAGCCTAGGGAACTGCAATGGGTAACTGGAGTTTTGTTACTCGCTCTGACCATGGGTGCTTCATTCTTTGGCTATAGCCTCGTGAGCGACGTACTGGGAGTCAATGCAATAAACATCGGGGAAAGCCTTCTTGTGGGAACTGGGTTCCCAGGTGCTTCCACTATTGCAAATTGGCTATTTGGACCCGGAGGTGACGCAGCTACAGCCAGTAACCCACTGGTTAAATCGCAGCTATTTGATAGGCTTCTTGGCTGGCACATCATCATGGTGTTCCTGATAGGCCTTCTATTTGGTGTTCACTTCCTCATGTCAGAGAGATACGGTATGACTCCCTCTGCTAAGGAAAAGCCCAAGGTTCCAGCATATTACACAAAGGAGGAGTGGTCTAAGTTCAACGAGTGGTGGCCCAGGAACGTGGTTTACATGCTATCAATCGTGCTGATGACCTGGGGAATTATCCTGTTTATCCCAGATCTACTAGCTAACATCAACGGCCTACCCATTGTGATCAATCCTTACCCTGCACCTGAACCCGGGACCGCAGCAGCTCTTTCCACACAACCCTACCCACCTTGGTTCTTCCTATTTCTATACAAGTTTGTGGACTTTGAGCTTCCCAATGGACAGGCCATGAGTCCAGCTCAGGCACTTTCAATACTAGTGGTTATTCTAATGGTGCTGATTCTAATGCCCTTCTTTGAGAACAGCGAATACATGTTCCTAAGGAACAGGAAGTTCTGGACGTGGATAATGACCGTAGCGTGGGTGTCCCTCATAGAGTTAAGCGTATGGGGATACCTAGCTCCAGGAGTTCCAGCTCCAACTAGCCAACAGGTGGAGATTCTCGGAATCCCAGCGGTAATAATAGGTCTTGTTATTCTTGCTACAGGTAGACAAAAAAGCTCAAAGTCAGCACCTTCTCTTAATGCACCAGAAACTGTTCCAAAAATTGGACCAACATCAATCCTTGGAACTGCAATAGCCTCGCTACTGTTCGCCGGCAGTTTCGGAGTTTGGTTAATGCACCCTGTCATGATTAACATGATAATGATGATACCCTTTGGGGCATTAGCTGTTTACATGGTGTATAGGATGGCCTCTGGAATGAGGGTTAAAGTTGCCAAGCCCGCGGGTACAATGACATGGGAGGAGGTTAAGTTTAGGAAAACAATTGCCTTGTTTGCCCTTCCAGCAATTCTAGTGGTAACAGCTATACAGACTGCAATAATGTGGAAACTTCCAAGTGTGGGACCACAGGCTACCTACGCTGGAATGGATCTAGGTATACTCCTGTTCCTATGGGGTGTGGCCATCCAGCTTTATCATTACATAGTTTATGTTAGGTGA